The window ACCAAAACCACATATCTGCGTCACTGCATTTATTTGATGATGCATCTACTTGCAGAAGGGACAAGAAGAATGAAGACTTGGTGTACTACAAACAATAAGTTATTCATGTTTCTTATTACAGTATAACAATACATGGGAAAATTAATTTTACATGAACTGGTTGCATGGGTGGGTGGAGATTTCTCCTTAGGACAAATGGAATGGTCGAAAAGGAGCAAACCCCGCTCACTGGGCCATGCAAAACTAATTTGTCCATTGAGAGCAAGACTGAATGCATAAGACAGACATTGGATACTGTAGCAGTTTATTGGGTTTCTGTAGCTGCTGTCCTGGCTGGTTCTGCCAACGTGGGGGGAGGGGTCTGCTTAATTTTCTTCCTTTGCTCCAGTTTCTGTTTCTGCACCTCTTTGAAGACCTAAGAAAGTACACAGTCAGATGAACCTACAAAAAAACACCCAAcaacaatgacaacaacaaccaAATTATAAATGTCTTCATTTGGGGCGGCaaacagcctagtggttagagcgttggactagtaaccgaaaggttgcaagatcgaatccctgagctgacaagacaAAAAcctgtaattctgcccctgaacaaggcagttaacccactgttcctaggccgtcattgaaaataagaatttgttcttaacttacttgcctagttaaatatagatAAAATAAAAAAGCTTTGCTTTGACTTTTAGATTAAGTCATGCATTAGACTAATGGTAAAAGCCATGGTTCAACAGCCTGCATACAGCAGAAATAGTAACAAGAAAATTGCttgtctggtcccagatctgtttgtgctgtcttgccaaccaTACAGTACAAACCACTCTGGAACCAAGCTAGAAAACTGCGCTAAATAAAGTGAATAGAGTTTTGTTGTGTACCTTAATGCACAGGGCCTTCTTGGCCAGCCAGCGTCGGGTGGCATGTCTGTAGTACTCCGGAGGGAAAGTGTAGGTGATGCCCAGCTGCTGGCAGACATGTTCAAAGGCGTCGTAGCGCGTTACCCTGAGGTGCTTGAGCAGCTTCTTCCTGCGGTCAATGGCCATGAGCATCCATCGCTTGTTCGCTTTGTCCTGATACAAAGATGGGGGGCCGAAACACAGAGTCATAGGTCAAATGGAGAAAAAATAAGCTTAAAGAGATAACATTATTTAAGGCTTGATTCAATCCATAGCGCTGAAGAGCAGCACTGTAGGgagattgaaatgtaaaggtaataTCTCATTGAGCTGACCAATGCAGCGTTCACCGTGAATGATGTCTCCGCAAGAATATTGCCTTTAAATGTATATTGTGCTGTAACGCAgctcttcatggctacagatTGAATCAAACCCCTAGTCTGGGAACATGTCTTTTACATAATagaggagggttttgttctaatTAAAAATAGCATAGTGATTGAGACTTTCAAAACCAAACTAAAAAAAGCGTGGGGGGAGTGAGATACAAAAGTGAGACACAGTATAGTGACAGACTGCCAAACCTTGGCTTTAACATTTTAGCTGTGCTAAAAGGGTTATATTTTGCAATATGTCTGCAAAAATGTTTGATTCAATGTTACGTGTATACATTGTGACAGTTTAAATTCCCAGCATGCAGcagcaccaccactactactctgTCAAATGTCATGGTATGTGTATGCACTACACAGGAAATCCTGTTGACAAACCTCACACCAGATAGGGAGGGGATAGGAAATTACACGTGTGGAAATAATATGCATTCACGTCACTGTTACTATAGGGACTTAAAATTACACAGTCTTGCATTTACCCGTCACCCATACACACCTTTGTATGTTTGTGCAGGTGCTCCTGGTAGTTTCGGATTTTGGAGGTCAAAATGGCCACTAAAAGGTCAAGAAAGGGGTTAAGGAATGAACAAACGATTGCTGAAATAAGGTGGTTCCTCAGAGGAAAAGCACGGTTGTTCACTAGTCCCAAAACGGGAACCTACCCTTGACTTCTGTAGAGCTGCGGTCAGCTTCATCCCTCTGGACTTTTGCAATCAGCTGCTCCGTTTTCAATTTCAACTTCTCGCTCTGGTGACACACAACATGGTGTTTTGATTATGCAATATCCAGCATAGGTATAGAAAAACGGTCATATCATAATGTAAACTATAGCAACGAACAGGTATACACAAACTGTAGTTACTCTACTGTAGTTATTCTTATGAGCGCAAAGAGAAAGACTAGATGAATAGAATGTAGTAACAAGGTGAAAAGAACATACATGGCTTGCTAGTTCCAGTGTCAGAAGTCTTTTGACAAGGTCATCAGCTCTGTAAACACATAATAACCGATCAGCATTAGGaagagatgtactgtatagaaGAGGTATAGTACAAAGGCAGAGTAGGCCTATATATTGTACAAATAAAGACAGAATAACTATTTTAAACAACATCATCTCAATGCTGTAGTTGTTTGGACATGGGAGAGTTGAACATACATGAGCCATGTCTGCAtgacataaaatacatttaatttaagtTTGGACAAATTAAATGTACATACGTTTGAGCGAGTGGAACAGCGGCATATTCCATTTTCAGCATTGTCGGAGGAAGATCACTCAACTGACTTTTCATCACTGATGGAAAAAAACTTAGACAGTAAGTATCAAACATCCAAGTGGTCTTAGATCAAATAGTTGACCTTGGTCCTCCATACCTGGCTTCTTCTTTCTTACGACACGGGCATAGTTTCTCACAGACTGAATGGTGAAACTCCCAATACCTGGTAAGAATTAAACAAATTATCAAACAATACATAATTACTGTTAGTCCATTGCTTTATGAACCATAGGATGGTGCCAGATTTTTGCCTGCAactacactgagtgcacaaaacattttgtTCACTCCACCACCCCAagaacatccagacaacttggtacaactgtgggaagcattggactcAACAatggccagcattcctgtggaacgcttttcgACACGGTCTATGcactgacgaattgaggctattctgagggaaaatgagaggggggaggggtcaactcaatattaggaaggtgttcttaatgttttgtacactcagtgtatgtgtctGCATGAGAAAGCATCTGTAAGCATGTTCAGCAGCAACATGGTTTGCAGTAAGAGTTGGGATATCTTACTGTAGTAGTACTTGTTTTGATGTAAGCCTACATTTTGTGAACTGTAGTGCTGAGATAATAGAAACAAGAGTTGAGTGTCATGTTCTGCATACATGACCAAGAGTGGTGGAGTGAGAAGAGAAAAGCTGCTGCAGACACATTGCAGGGGGCCTGTGGGGAAAataactctggttcccacatcCTTTTCATAAAAAACACTTACTAGCAGACCGACTGATTAAATTATAGGAAATGTATTAGTCATATGTCTGGGTTAAAATGGCATTACCTTCGCACCAGTCTGGTTAAAAAAATATTCCTTTAATTTCAGCTGGTTAGATAGGTAGCTACTAGCTATAGTTATCACTGCATTAGTATACAATAAGGATCCATTTTATGTAATCTATTTTTATAATGAAACCATATAGCTAGCCTAGTTAGTACACATGATGATAAGGACAATGGGGTAGTGAATTGATGTCCCTATACAAATAGAAAGCCTGTGTCACTGTGTACACAAAGAGAATAACTCGTGTACCTGTCTATCATGTTTACTGCTGTTGTGATATATGTGCACTAGATATCCTAGCTAATTGCTGCAGTGCCCTCTCCTGGCCTACCCAAGGAAGAATTGTACTCACTACATGACTAatggaaaaacacatttttacgaggtgttctgatgatgatgatgttaagTGGGGTTTCACACAAAATCTACCTATTTCGTATTTTTCAGTAATGGTTCCTTGATTCTTGCTCGGCGTgtgcagctagctagttgacaTGCATGCGAGCAAGTGCAGAAAATTAACAGCCGCGCGCATCGACAAGACGTTTCATTGTCGCATTGACTTATACGGCCTCCTTAGCTAACTAACATATCGCAAGCACACATGTCTACTCTGTGAAATTAggagtataaatatatatttatttacctgTCAATGCAGTCTCATTGTTGCTGTGTGAAGGCCCTGTGGTGACAGAGGTGAATGCCCCATGTCTCAATCGGAGAGACTCACAGGTTCCTTTCAGCCTGGATAAAACACCACATTCtcgcagaacgacagatgtcgATTTAAAAGCACTTCTTAAAGCCATGCTTGATAACATGGCTGATTCAGAGATGATTTGATATATGTCCGGTATTAAtggtcaaaatgtaacgagtaaaCAGCATTCGTCCCTCACATGAGGATCGCCATTTTGATTAGACATAACCAATCAGACGGAGAAGTCAATTCAGGAAATGAGAAGGATCCTTGAATAATCGTACCGGTATGTTCAAAACAGACTCTAGCGTTATTATCCTTGGTATTTacagtatttattttattaaCGTGAACGAGTTATATTTTCACAGAATCCTTTTTTTATGCAAGAGTGGAAAATAGTAAACTGGCCAATACCAATACATTAAAGGTATTGCACACTCATCCTATTTCCCAAGTAACAATAGCCTTTGAATGACCAAAACATCAACAATAATATTTTCATGCTATTAAAATGTTCAGAATTTAAGAAATCATCTCAAACTATCAGGAAGCCGGAAATAAAAATAGGTTGAGTGGGCTGGGAGCAGAGCCGGGTTGCTATGTCTGCAGTTTTCAGGTAATTGGGCTACATTGAAAACTATGCTGCTggtgaaaatgtattggtcgCGGGTTGTAGGTTTTTGGGCTAATTCTAAATTGCACTGCGGCCACCAGGGCATCTCTTTACATGTGTGTTTTATTAATTTCACACTGCTACTGCTGACTAGCACATGTAAATAGGGTATTGGaactgacttaaaaaaaaaaatcctgtatAT of the Oncorhynchus clarkii lewisi isolate Uvic-CL-2024 chromosome 3, UVic_Ocla_1.0, whole genome shotgun sequence genome contains:
- the LOC139393854 gene encoding small ribosomal subunit protein uS15m; this encodes MLSSMALRSAFKSTSVVLRECGVLSRLKGTCESLRLRHGAFTSVTTGPSHSNNETALTGIGSFTIQSVRNYARVVRKKKPVMKSQLSDLPPTMLKMEYAAVPLAQTADDLVKRLLTLELASHSEKLKLKTEQLIAKVQRDEADRSSTEVKVAILTSKIRNYQEHLHKHTKDKANKRWMLMAIDRRKKLLKHLRVTRYDAFEHVCQQLGITYTFPPEYYRHATRRWLAKKALCIKVFKEVQKQKLEQRKKIKQTPPPTLAEPARTAATETQ